The genome window AACTGAGGCCAGGCGTGCCCACCGTCAGGTACTCGAAGTACGAGGCGACGCTCGAGGACCTCGAGCCCTCCGACCTCATGCGGATGCTCGCGGACAGGCTGCTGCAGTCGGGCTTCGACCGCGACCCGTTCGACCCCGACCCGGACTGGCGCCCCACCATGGAGGACCTCTACGAGGCCATCGCCGAGGCGCTGATCCAGGAAGACCTCGTCTCGGAGGAGATGATCCGCCAGGCCATGGAGGCCGAGGACTGGCTCGACTCGGAGATGGGCCGCGTGGTCAAGCAGCTCGCCAAGCGGCTGGCCGACGAGGGCTTCATCCGCCCCGAGGGCACCGAGCCCGGCGAGCGCGAGGCGCCGGGACCGGGCCACGGCGGCGAGGTGCCGGGGCGGTCCCAGTTCCAGCTCACCGACAAGGCCATCGACTTCCTCGGCTACCGCACCCTGCGCGACCTGCTCGGCGCGGCCGGGAGGTCGTCCGTCGGCAGCCACGACACCCGCTTCACGGCCGCCGGCGTCGAGGCCGTGGGCGAGTCGAAGCGGTACGAGTTCGGCGACAGCCTCAACCTCGACGTCTCCGAGACCCTCAAGCACGCGGCCAGGCACGGGCTGGGCCGCCTGAGGCTCGAGGAGGAAGACCTCTTCGTCATGCAGGCCGAGTACCGCTCGTCGGCGGCGACGGTCGTGATGCTCGACTGCAGCCACTCGATGATCCTCTACGGCGAGGACCGCTTCACGCCGGCCAAGCGCGTCGCGCTGGCCCTCGCCCACCTGATCCGCACGCAGTACAGCGGCGACTCGATCCACTACGTCCTGTTCCACAACTCGGCCGAGGAGATCCCCCTCTCCGAGCTCGCGGCCGCGCAGGTGGGGCCGTACCACACGAACACGGCCGAGGGCCTGAGGCTCGCGCAGAAGATCCTCAAGCGCGAGAGCAAGGACATGAAGCAGATCATCATGATCACAGACGGCAAGCCCTCGGCGATCACGCTCCCCGACGGACGCGTCTACCGGAACGCCTACGGGCTCGACCCCCTGGTGCTGGGGGAGACGCTGCGGGAGGTGGGCAACTGCCGACGTCACGGCATCCAGGTCAACACGTTCATGCTCGCGCGCGACCCGGAGCTCATCGCCTTCGTGAGGCGCGTCAGCGCCATGACCCGCGGCAAGGCCTACTTCACGACGCCGCACACGATCGGCCGCTACGTCCTGCAGGACTTCCAGTCGCGGCGCACCAAGATGGTCAACTGAGACGCTCCCGGCGCCCGCGCCGTGAGGCTCGGGCGTCCGCGCGGAGCGAGCAGGGACCTGCTAGTCCGGCGCCGGCTCAGCCCTCGGCGACCGG of Trueperaceae bacterium contains these proteins:
- a CDS encoding VWA domain-containing protein, with product MPTVRYSKYEATLEDLEPSDLMRMLADRLLQSGFDRDPFDPDPDWRPTMEDLYEAIAEALIQEDLVSEEMIRQAMEAEDWLDSEMGRVVKQLAKRLADEGFIRPEGTEPGEREAPGPGHGGEVPGRSQFQLTDKAIDFLGYRTLRDLLGAAGRSSVGSHDTRFTAAGVEAVGESKRYEFGDSLNLDVSETLKHAARHGLGRLRLEEEDLFVMQAEYRSSAATVVMLDCSHSMILYGEDRFTPAKRVALALAHLIRTQYSGDSIHYVLFHNSAEEIPLSELAAAQVGPYHTNTAEGLRLAQKILKRESKDMKQIIMITDGKPSAITLPDGRVYRNAYGLDPLVLGETLREVGNCRRHGIQVNTFMLARDPELIAFVRRVSAMTRGKAYFTTPHTIGRYVLQDFQSRRTKMVN